One segment of Papaver somniferum cultivar HN1 unplaced genomic scaffold, ASM357369v1 unplaced-scaffold_81, whole genome shotgun sequence DNA contains the following:
- the LOC113345465 gene encoding uncharacterized protein LOC113345465 — protein sequence MRMSAERRELGRNYHDSLTPIYKASLNSHVDIGRTWNVTESGNGIYKVHSPSSHVVDLRQMTCTFQRWKVFGFPRAHATAAITMNGTDMLRFIQPYFGSNNFRNSYAPAIRTIPNYDRPEAYEPEEKVLPGIPRTPPGRPPNKHIRSAYEKERRPMECSNCRKLGTTTKILVVY from the coding sequence ATGAGGATGAGTGCAGAAAGGCGTGAGCTCGGTAGAAATTATCATGATAGTTTGACTCCCATATATAAAGCTTCACTCAATTCACATGTCGATATAGGTCGTACATGGAATGTTACCGAGTCAGGAAATGGTATATATAAGGTTCACTCTCCCAGCTCTCATGTTGTTGATCTGAGGCAGATGACGTGCACTTTCCAAAGATGGAAAGTGTTTGGTTTCCCCCGTGCTCACGCCACTGCTGCTATTACTATGAATGGTACTGATATGTTGAGGTTTATTCAGCCTTACTTTGGTTCGAACAATTTTCGCAATTCTTATGCTCCTGCAATTCGAACCATTCCCAACTACGATAGGCCAGAAGCGTATGAACCTGAAGAGAAAGTCCTTCCTGGTATTCCAAGGACACCTCCAGGGAGACCACCAAATAAGCATATTCGCAGTGCCTATGAGAAGGAGAGGAGGCCTATGGAGTGCTCAAATTGCAGGAAATTAGGAACCACAACAAAGATACTTGTCGTGTATTAA